The proteins below are encoded in one region of Serratia symbiotica:
- the metE gene encoding 5-methyltetrahydropteroyltriglutamate--homocysteine S-methyltransferase has translation MAILNHTLGFPRVGLQRELKKAQESYWAGNTTQEELLAVGRELRARHWQQQRQAGVDWVPVGDFAWYDHVLTTSLLLGNVPARHQNADGCIDLDTLFRIGRGRAPSGKPAAAAEMTKWFNTNYHYIVPEFHQGQQFKLGWTQLLDEVDEALALGHKIKPVLLGPVTYLWLGKVKSEPFDRLSLLKDILPVYQQVLTELAKRGIEWVQIDEPALVLELPQEWRNAFKPAYDALQGQVKLLLTTYFDSIGHNLDTLRTLPVQGLHVDLVAGHDDIAVLDQALPKEWLLSLGVINGRNVWRADLSSCFNRLQPLVGRRPLWIGTSCSLLHSPIDLSVENRLDEEVKSWFAFALQKCAELALLSSALNAAGTAKQAELDAYSAPIRARRQSSRVHNAQVGKRLAAIAARDSERQRPYAQRAQAQRERFNLPAWPTTTIGSFPQTTEIRSLRLDFKQGRLDGNRYRTSISEHIKQAIVEQERLGLDVLVHGEAERNDMVEYFGENLDGFVFTQNGWVQSYGSRCVKPPVIIGDISRPQAITVEWAKYAQSLTDKPVKGMLTGPVTILCWSFPREDVTREVIAKQIALALRDEVEDLEKAGIGIIQIDEPALREGLPLRQSDWAAYLNWAVDAFKLNAAVAQDDTQIHTHMCYCEFNDIMDSIAALDADVITIETSRSDMDLLETFKEFEYPNEIGPGVYDIHSPNVPSVEWIAALLRKAAQNIPAERLWVNPDCGLKTRGWPETRQSLANMVLAAQHLRKQQA, from the coding sequence ATGGCAATTTTAAATCACACACTGGGTTTTCCACGCGTTGGGCTACAACGTGAACTGAAAAAAGCGCAGGAAAGCTACTGGGCAGGCAACACAACGCAGGAAGAATTGCTGGCGGTTGGCCGTGAGCTACGCGCACGCCATTGGCAACAGCAACGACAGGCCGGGGTGGATTGGGTACCGGTCGGCGATTTCGCTTGGTACGACCATGTATTGACCACCAGCCTGCTGCTAGGCAACGTGCCAGCGCGCCATCAGAATGCCGATGGTTGTATCGATTTGGACACGCTATTCCGCATTGGCCGTGGCCGTGCGCCGAGCGGTAAGCCAGCAGCCGCAGCGGAAATGACCAAGTGGTTCAACACCAACTACCACTACATAGTGCCTGAATTCCATCAGGGCCAGCAGTTCAAACTAGGCTGGACGCAATTGCTGGACGAAGTTGACGAAGCGCTAGCGCTGGGCCACAAAATCAAACCGGTACTGCTGGGCCCCGTCACCTATCTGTGGCTGGGCAAAGTGAAGAGTGAGCCGTTCGACCGCTTGTCACTGCTGAAAGATATCCTACCGGTCTACCAACAGGTGCTGACCGAACTGGCAAAACGCGGCATCGAATGGGTGCAGATCGACGAACCTGCGCTGGTGCTGGAGTTACCGCAAGAATGGCGGAACGCCTTCAAGCCAGCATACGATGCACTGCAGGGGCAGGTAAAACTGCTGCTAACCACCTATTTTGACAGCATCGGCCACAATCTCGACACTCTCCGTACACTACCGGTGCAAGGTCTGCACGTTGATCTGGTTGCCGGCCATGACGATATCGCTGTGCTGGATCAGGCGCTACCAAAAGAGTGGCTACTGTCGCTGGGTGTGATTAATGGCCGCAATGTTTGGCGTGCCGATCTGAGCAGTTGCTTCAACCGCTTGCAACCGCTGGTTGGCCGCCGTCCACTGTGGATCGGCACTTCTTGCTCCCTGCTGCACAGCCCGATCGATCTTAGTGTAGAAAACCGCTTAGACGAGGAAGTGAAAAGCTGGTTCGCCTTCGCGTTGCAGAAATGCGCCGAATTGGCGCTGCTAAGCTCGGCACTGAACGCTGCTGGCACGGCAAAACAGGCCGAATTGGACGCCTACAGCGCGCCAATCCGCGCCCGCCGTCAGTCCAGCCGCGTACACAATGCGCAGGTAGGCAAACGCCTGGCGGCGATCGCCGCACGGGACAGCGAACGCCAGCGTCCTTATGCCCAGCGCGCTCAGGCACAACGTGAGCGCTTCAACCTACCCGCCTGGCCCACGACGACCATAGGGTCGTTCCCACAGACTACCGAGATCCGCAGCCTGCGTCTGGATTTCAAACAAGGTCGGCTTGACGGCAACCGCTACCGCACCAGCATCAGCGAACACATTAAGCAGGCGATCGTCGAGCAAGAACGCCTTGGGCTGGATGTGCTGGTGCATGGCGAAGCAGAGCGCAACGACATGGTGGAATATTTCGGCGAGAACCTCGATGGTTTTGTCTTTACCCAGAACGGCTGGGTGCAAAGCTACGGTTCCCGCTGCGTGAAGCCACCAGTGATTATCGGCGACATCAGCCGCCCACAAGCCATCACCGTCGAGTGGGCGAAATACGCTCAGTCGCTGACCGACAAGCCCGTAAAAGGCATGTTGACCGGTCCGGTGACCATCCTGTGCTGGTCGTTCCCGCGCGAAGACGTCACCCGTGAAGTGATCGCCAAACAGATCGCCTTGGCACTGCGCGATGAAGTAGAAGACTTGGAAAAAGCCGGCATCGGTATCATCCAGATCGACGAGCCAGCGCTGCGCGAAGGTCTGCCGCTGCGTCAATCCGACTGGGCGGCGTACCTGAACTGGGCAGTGGATGCCTTCAAACTGAACGCTGCGGTAGCGCAGGATGATACTCAGATCCATACCCACATGTGTTACTGCGAGTTCAACGACATCATGGATTCTATCGCGGCATTGGATGCCGATGTGATCACCATTGAAACCTCACGTTCCGATATGGATCTGTTGGAAACCTTCAAAGAGTTCGAGTATCCGAACGAAATCGGCCCAGGCGTGTACGACATCCACTCGCCGAACGTGCCGAGCGTAGAATGGATCGCAGCGCTGCTGCGTAAAGCGGCGCAGAACATCCCGGCGGAACGCCTGTGGGTTAACCCGGACTGCGGCCTGAAAACCCGTGGCTGGCCGGAAACCCGTCAGTCCCTGGCCAATATGGTGCTGGCCGCACAGCACCTGCGCAAACAGCAAGCCTGA
- the metR gene encoding HTH-type transcriptional regulator MetR, producing MIELKHLRTLQALRNTGSLAAAAAQLHQTQSALSHQFSDLEQRLDFKLFVRKSQPLCFTAQGKILLQLAEQVLPQIQQALQACHEPHQATLRIAIECHSCIQWLTPALDNFRLHFPQVVMDFKSGVTFDPQPALQQGELDLVLTSDILPRSGLHYSPMFDFEVRLVLAPDHPLASKRHIEPEDLSDEMLMIYPVQRQRLDIWRYFLHPAGVSPALKSVDNTLLLIQMVSARMGIAALPHGVVESFERQGLVVTKTLGDGLWSRLYAAVRDGEQRQAVMEAFIRSARQHACNHLPFVRDAVRPNANAASITRP from the coding sequence ATGATTGAACTGAAACACTTACGGACGCTGCAAGCTCTGCGCAATACCGGCTCGCTGGCGGCGGCGGCAGCTCAACTCCATCAGACGCAGTCTGCGCTGTCACATCAGTTCAGCGATCTGGAGCAGCGTCTCGACTTCAAGCTGTTTGTGCGCAAAAGCCAGCCGCTGTGTTTCACCGCGCAGGGCAAAATTTTGTTACAGCTAGCGGAACAGGTGTTGCCGCAGATCCAGCAGGCGCTGCAGGCCTGCCACGAACCGCACCAGGCTACGTTGCGCATCGCGATTGAATGCCACAGTTGCATCCAGTGGCTGACGCCAGCGCTGGATAACTTCCGCCTCCACTTCCCGCAGGTAGTGATGGACTTCAAGTCCGGCGTTACCTTCGATCCGCAGCCGGCGCTGCAACAGGGCGAACTGGATCTGGTGCTGACCTCGGACATATTGCCGCGCAGCGGCCTGCATTATTCACCGATGTTTGATTTTGAGGTGCGCCTGGTACTGGCCCCGGACCATCCGCTGGCAAGCAAGCGGCACATTGAGCCGGAAGATCTGAGCGATGAAATGCTGATGATTTATCCGGTGCAGCGCCAGCGGCTGGACATCTGGCGGTATTTCCTACATCCGGCGGGTGTCAGCCCGGCGCTGAAAAGCGTGGATAACACGCTGCTGCTGATTCAGATGGTATCGGCGCGGATGGGGATTGCGGCGCTGCCGCACGGGGTGGTGGAAAGCTTTGAGCGTCAGGGACTGGTGGTGACCAAAACCCTGGGTGACGGACTGTGGAGCCGCCTGTACGCTGCGGTGCGCGATGGTGAACAGCGTCAGGCGGTGATGGAGGCCTTTATCCGATCTGCACGCCAGCACGCCTGTAACCACCTGCCGTTCGTGCGTGATGCGGTGCGTCCCAACGCCAACGCTGCCAGCATCACACGGCCATAA
- a CDS encoding carboxylate/amino acid/amine transporter — MLLLVITTILWAFSFSLIGEYLAGHVDSGFSVLMRIGLAALVFLPFLRWRNIRPQVILLYMLAGACQLGIMYLFSFRAYLYLTVPEFLLFTVLTPLYVTLIYDLISGQRLRWGYIFSALLAVLGAAIIRYHQLSEHFWWGLLLVQAANISFAIGMVGYKHLMEVHPLPQHTAFSWFYLGALGIAVVAWCLWGNPQQLPTTKLQWGVLIWLGVVASGLGYFMWNYGATQVDAGTLGIMNNMHVPAGLLVNLAIWQQQPHWASFIIGAAVIAASLWVHRRWVVPKQAG, encoded by the coding sequence GTGCTGCTTCTGGTGATAACTACCATTTTGTGGGCGTTCTCTTTTAGCTTGATTGGTGAGTACTTGGCGGGCCATGTCGACAGTGGATTCTCGGTGCTGATGCGCATTGGGCTGGCAGCGCTGGTATTCCTACCGTTCCTGCGCTGGCGCAATATCAGGCCACAGGTGATCCTGCTGTATATGCTGGCGGGAGCCTGCCAACTCGGCATCATGTACTTATTCAGCTTCCGCGCTTACCTGTATTTGACCGTGCCGGAGTTCCTGCTGTTCACCGTACTGACACCGCTGTATGTCACGCTGATCTATGACCTGATCAGCGGCCAACGCCTGCGCTGGGGCTATATATTCAGCGCACTATTGGCAGTACTAGGCGCGGCGATCATCCGTTACCATCAACTGAGTGAACATTTTTGGTGGGGGTTGCTGCTGGTTCAGGCAGCGAATATCAGCTTCGCCATCGGCATGGTCGGCTATAAGCATCTAATGGAAGTGCATCCGCTGCCACAGCACACTGCGTTTTCCTGGTTCTATCTGGGCGCATTAGGGATAGCGGTGGTGGCCTGGTGCTTGTGGGGAAACCCGCAGCAACTGCCGACCACCAAACTACAATGGGGCGTGTTGATCTGGCTGGGCGTGGTGGCCTCCGGATTGGGCTACTTCATGTGGAACTATGGCGCTACCCAGGTGGACGCCGGGACACTGGGCATCATGAATAACATGCATGTGCCAGCGGGTCTGTTGGTGAATTTAGCCATCTGGCAGCAGCAACCGCATTGGGCAAGCTTTATTATCGGCGCAGCGGTGATTGCCGCTTCGCTATGGGTGCACCGCCGCTGGGTGGTGCCGAAGCAGGCAGGTTGA
- the panM gene encoding aspartate 1-decarboxylase autocleavage activator PanM produces the protein MKLTIERLIALSTQDLIDLGKIWPHQQPEQWQRWLNGSDGKALFAARFNERLLGAVKIVLRDDHAELQDLRVREVTRRRGVGLYLVQDTQRQLPQAAYWHLSTARLAPCERGAVGNFMRACGFVPQGELWQK, from the coding sequence ATGAAATTGACTATTGAGCGTTTGATCGCGTTGTCTACGCAAGATCTCATCGACCTCGGCAAAATTTGGCCGCATCAGCAGCCGGAACAATGGCAACGCTGGCTGAACGGCAGTGACGGTAAAGCCCTGTTTGCTGCCCGCTTCAACGAACGACTGCTGGGTGCGGTGAAAATCGTGCTGCGGGATGACCACGCCGAGCTGCAAGATCTGCGGGTGCGTGAAGTGACACGCCGCCGTGGCGTGGGGTTGTATCTGGTGCAGGACACACAGCGTCAGTTGCCGCAGGCCGCTTACTGGCATCTGTCAACCGCCCGCCTGGCTCCCTGCGAGCGCGGGGCAGTCGGCAATTTTATGCGCGCTTGCGGCTTCGTCCCACAGGGAGAACTTTGGCAGAAGTGA
- the rpoH gene encoding RNA polymerase sigma factor RpoH: protein MTKEMQTLALVPQGSLEAYIRAANTYPMLTAEEERDLAERLHYQGDLGAAKQLILAHLRFVAHIARNYSGYGLPQADLIQEGNIGLMKAVRRFNPEVGVRLVSFAVHWIKAEIHEYVLRNWRIVKVATTKAQRKLFFNLRKTKQRLGWFNQDEVELVARELGVTSKDVREMESRMAAQDMTFDPAPDDETRDGQSLAPVLYLQDKSSDFAEDIEEDNWESNAADKLAYALEGLDERSQHIIRARWLDNDNKSTLQELADQYGVSAERVRQLEKNAMKKLKMAIEA from the coding sequence ATGACCAAAGAAATGCAAACTTTAGCTTTAGTACCCCAAGGTAGCTTGGAAGCCTACATCCGGGCAGCCAACACCTACCCGATGCTGACGGCAGAGGAAGAACGGGATCTGGCTGAACGGCTGCATTATCAAGGCGATCTGGGAGCAGCCAAGCAGCTTATCCTGGCTCACCTGCGCTTTGTCGCTCATATTGCCCGTAACTATTCAGGCTATGGTCTGCCGCAGGCAGATCTGATCCAAGAAGGCAATATCGGCCTGATGAAAGCTGTTCGTCGCTTCAACCCGGAGGTTGGCGTACGTCTGGTGTCCTTTGCGGTGCATTGGATTAAGGCGGAAATCCACGAATACGTGCTGCGCAATTGGCGCATTGTCAAGGTTGCTACCACCAAGGCGCAGCGCAAACTGTTCTTTAACCTGCGTAAAACCAAGCAGCGCCTGGGCTGGTTCAATCAGGACGAGGTAGAACTGGTGGCGCGCGAACTGGGCGTGACCAGTAAAGACGTGCGAGAGATGGAGTCCCGCATGGCGGCACAAGATATGACATTCGATCCGGCCCCAGATGACGAAACCCGTGACGGCCAGTCGCTAGCGCCCGTGCTCTATCTACAGGATAAAAGCTCCGATTTCGCCGAAGATATTGAAGAAGATAACTGGGAAAGCAACGCTGCGGACAAACTAGCTTATGCGCTGGAAGGTCTGGATGAGCGCAGCCAGCATATCATTCGTGCCCGTTGGTTGGACAATGACAACAAGTCTACGCTGCAAGAGCTGGCCGATCAGTACGGCGTTTCCGCCGAACGTGTACGTCAACTTGAAAAAAATGCCATGAAGAAACTGAAAATGGCGATCGAAGCCTAG
- the ftsX gene encoding permease-like cell division protein FtsX: protein MANNAKTAKSKVLRGGWREQWRYAWTHAIKDMLRQPLATLLTVMVIAISLTLPSLCYIGWKNISTAATQWYPQPQLTVYLDKSLNDDAAVKVLDVIKMEAGVEKVNYLSREEVRGEFRSWSGFGGALDMLEENPLPAVAIITPKMSVQSSETLNTLRDHIAAVQGVDEVRMDDSWFARLAALTGLVGQVAVIIGVLMVVAVFLVIGNSVRLSIFSRRDTINVMKLIGATDGFILRPFLNGGAMLGFAGALLSLVLSGVLMWRLESVVSDVTKIFGTTFTLHGLGWDEALLLLIISAMIGWFAAWLATVQHLRRFTPQ, encoded by the coding sequence ATGGCAAATAATGCAAAAACTGCCAAGAGCAAGGTACTGCGCGGCGGTTGGCGCGAACAGTGGCGCTACGCCTGGACGCATGCCATCAAGGATATGCTGCGCCAACCATTGGCAACGCTGCTAACGGTGATGGTGATTGCCATCTCCCTAACGCTACCGAGCCTGTGCTACATCGGGTGGAAAAATATCAGCACGGCCGCCACCCAATGGTATCCGCAACCTCAACTGACCGTCTATCTTGACAAGTCGCTGAATGATGACGCGGCGGTGAAAGTGCTGGACGTCATCAAAATGGAAGCAGGCGTAGAGAAGGTGAACTATCTGTCGCGTGAAGAGGTTCGGGGCGAGTTCCGCAGTTGGTCAGGTTTTGGCGGCGCGTTGGACATGCTGGAAGAGAACCCGTTGCCGGCGGTGGCGATCATTACGCCAAAGATGAGCGTCCAAAGTTCGGAAACGCTCAACACTCTGCGCGATCACATAGCGGCGGTTCAGGGCGTGGACGAGGTGCGGATGGATGATAGCTGGTTTGCCCGCTTGGCGGCGCTGACCGGGTTGGTCGGCCAGGTAGCGGTGATCATCGGCGTGCTAATGGTAGTGGCAGTATTCCTGGTGATTGGCAACAGCGTGCGCCTAAGCATCTTCAGCCGCCGCGATACCATCAATGTGATGAAGCTGATCGGTGCCACTGATGGCTTTATCCTGCGGCCATTCCTCAACGGCGGGGCGATGCTGGGCTTTGCTGGCGCATTGCTATCACTGGTGCTGTCCGGGGTGCTGATGTGGAGGCTGGAGTCGGTAGTAAGCGACGTGACCAAGATTTTTGGCACCACCTTCACGCTACACGGGCTGGGCTGGGATGAGGCGCTACTCTTGCTGATTATCTCCGCGATGATCGGCTGGTTCGCTGCCTGGCTGGCGACGGTGCAACATTTACGCCGATTTACACCACAGTAA
- the ftsE gene encoding cell division ATP-binding protein FtsE — MIRFEQVSKAYLGGRQALQGVEFHLHPAQMAFLTGHSGAGKSTLLKLICGIERPSAGHIWFDGHDISRLKNREVPFLRRQIGMVFQDHHLLLDRTVYDNVAMPLIIAGASTEDIRRRVSAALDKVGLLDKAKNFPAQLSGGEQQRVGIARAVVNKPTVLLADEPTGNLDDVLSESILRLFEEFNRVGVTVLMATHDTTLIARRNYPILTLNQGRMLGGAPHGK; from the coding sequence ATGATTCGCTTTGAACAGGTCAGTAAAGCTTATCTGGGTGGAAGGCAGGCGCTGCAAGGGGTGGAGTTCCATCTGCATCCAGCGCAAATGGCATTTCTGACTGGCCACTCCGGTGCGGGAAAGAGTACCCTACTGAAGCTGATTTGTGGCATCGAACGACCCAGCGCTGGCCATATCTGGTTTGATGGCCACGACATCAGCCGGTTGAAAAATCGCGAGGTGCCGTTCCTGCGTCGGCAGATCGGCATGGTTTTCCAGGATCACCATCTGCTGCTGGATCGTACGGTATATGACAATGTGGCAATGCCACTGATCATCGCCGGTGCCAGCACCGAAGATATCCGGCGTCGCGTTTCTGCCGCGTTGGACAAGGTCGGGCTGCTGGATAAAGCGAAAAACTTCCCGGCTCAGCTTTCCGGTGGGGAGCAACAGCGCGTGGGCATCGCCCGTGCGGTGGTAAACAAGCCGACAGTGTTGCTGGCGGATGAACCGACCGGTAACCTGGACGATGTACTGTCTGAAAGCATTCTGCGCCTGTTTGAAGAATTTAACCGCGTTGGCGTCACTGTGCTAATGGCAACCCACGACACCACACTGATCGCCCGCCGCAATTACCCTATCCTGACGCTGAACCAGGGACGCATGCTGGGAGGAGCGCCCCATGGCAAATAA
- the ftsY gene encoding signal recognition particle-docking protein FtsY codes for MAKDKQRGFFSWLGFGPKDEEQQPPEPSVEPTENQSVKTPEESAANPGSDPVPCVNTSREWDNSQIGEPIVPSLPAVDQPPARPEQVAEPEPKAAATQPEDEDVVAVAAEPVSVVPMTAPVELAAPAIIQEQERPTKEGFFTRLKHSLLKTKQNLGSGFTSLFRGKRIDDDLFDELEEQLLIADVGVETTRKIITTLTQHASRKQLKDAEALYGKLKAEMSEILANVDRPLDVSGKAPYVMLMVGVNGVGKTTTIGKLARQFQAEGKSVMLAAGDTFRAAAVEQLQVWGERNRIPVVAQHTGADSASVIFDAVQAAKARGVDVLIADTAGRLQNKAHLMEELKKIVRVMKKLDTQAPHEVMLTLDASTGQNAVSQAKLFNEAVGLTGITLTKLDGTAKGGVIFAIADQFSIPIRYIGVGEGIEDLRPFKADDFIEALFAQED; via the coding sequence ATGGCAAAAGATAAGCAACGTGGTTTTTTCTCCTGGTTGGGTTTCGGCCCAAAGGACGAAGAACAGCAGCCCCCTGAACCGTCAGTAGAACCGACGGAAAACCAGTCAGTAAAGACACCGGAAGAATCGGCGGCTAACCCGGGATCTGACCCTGTCCCCTGCGTGAATACATCAAGGGAGTGGGATAACAGCCAAATCGGCGAACCGATTGTGCCAAGTCTGCCAGCAGTGGATCAACCGCCAGCGCGGCCAGAACAGGTAGCTGAACCCGAGCCAAAGGCCGCTGCAACCCAGCCAGAAGATGAAGATGTGGTGGCGGTTGCCGCAGAGCCAGTGAGCGTCGTGCCGATGACAGCACCGGTCGAACTGGCAGCACCCGCCATCATTCAGGAGCAGGAACGCCCAACCAAAGAAGGCTTCTTTACCCGTCTAAAGCACAGCTTGCTGAAAACCAAACAAAACCTTGGCTCCGGTTTCACCAGCCTGTTCCGTGGCAAGAGAATCGACGACGATCTGTTTGACGAGCTGGAAGAACAACTGTTGATCGCCGATGTTGGCGTGGAAACCACACGTAAAATTATTACCACCCTCACCCAGCACGCTAGCCGCAAACAGTTGAAAGACGCCGAAGCACTGTACGGCAAGCTGAAGGCGGAAATGTCTGAGATCCTGGCTAACGTTGATCGGCCGCTGGATGTCAGTGGCAAAGCTCCGTATGTCATGCTGATGGTTGGCGTCAACGGCGTGGGCAAAACCACCACCATCGGCAAACTGGCGCGTCAGTTTCAGGCTGAAGGCAAGTCGGTGATGCTGGCAGCAGGGGATACCTTCCGCGCGGCGGCGGTTGAGCAATTGCAGGTGTGGGGCGAACGAAACCGCATCCCGGTGGTGGCGCAGCATACCGGCGCTGACTCCGCCTCGGTGATTTTCGACGCGGTACAGGCCGCCAAGGCACGCGGCGTCGACGTGTTGATCGCCGATACTGCAGGCCGTTTGCAGAACAAAGCGCACCTGATGGAAGAGCTGAAGAAGATCGTCCGCGTTATGAAAAAACTGGACACTCAGGCTCCCCATGAAGTTATGCTGACGCTTGATGCCAGCACCGGTCAGAACGCTGTCAGTCAGGCGAAATTATTTAATGAAGCTGTAGGCTTAACCGGCATCACACTGACTAAACTGGATGGTACCGCCAAGGGGGGAGTGATCTTCGCCATCGCTGATCAGTTCAGTATTCCGATTCGTTATATCGGCGTTGGGGAAGGCATCGAAGATTTGCGGCCGTTTAAGGCTGACGATTTTATTGAGGCACTTTTTGCCCAAGAGGATTAA
- the rsmD gene encoding 16S rRNA (guanine(966)-N(2))-methyltransferase, with protein sequence MTKLAPQARVKKTFQAASGQIRIIGGQWRGRKLPVPNSPGLRPTTDRLRETLFNWLAPVIQGARCLDCFAGSGALGLEALSRYASSATLLEYERPVAQQLEKNLALLQGHGEVINTNALTWLAGNGKPFDVVFLDPPFRQGLLAGTATLLEQQGWLADEAWIYLEAEAESLETQVPANWRLHREKVAGQVAYRLYIRSREKTNHAD encoded by the coding sequence ATGACAAAACTAGCACCACAGGCGCGGGTAAAAAAAACATTCCAAGCCGCATCTGGGCAGATCCGTATCATTGGCGGCCAATGGCGCGGTCGCAAGCTGCCAGTGCCAAATAGCCCAGGGCTGCGCCCGACCACCGATCGGCTGCGTGAAACCCTGTTCAACTGGCTGGCACCGGTGATCCAGGGCGCGCGCTGTCTAGACTGTTTTGCTGGCAGTGGCGCACTGGGGTTGGAGGCGTTATCGCGTTACGCCAGCAGCGCCACCCTACTGGAATACGAGCGCCCGGTAGCGCAACAGTTGGAAAAAAACTTGGCGTTGCTGCAAGGACATGGGGAGGTGATCAATACCAACGCACTGACTTGGTTGGCTGGCAATGGCAAACCGTTCGATGTGGTGTTCCTTGATCCGCCATTTCGCCAGGGGCTGCTGGCTGGAACGGCCACATTGCTGGAGCAACAGGGCTGGCTGGCTGATGAAGCCTGGATTTACCTGGAAGCCGAAGCAGAAAGCCTGGAGACGCAGGTGCCAGCCAACTGGCGGCTGCACCGCGAGAAAGTCGCCGGTCAGGTGGCATACCGTCTTTATATTCGTTCGCGAGAAAAAACCAATCATGCTGATTAA
- a CDS encoding DUF1145 family protein — translation MLINLGRLLILCVWGFLLFNLFHPFPKPLKYFIDVALFFMVVMHGLQLVLLKATQPISYWQETKIFIFGLFELLAWQKKQLPHKNK, via the coding sequence ATGCTGATTAATTTAGGCCGCCTGCTGATACTGTGCGTGTGGGGCTTTCTGCTCTTCAATTTGTTCCACCCCTTTCCCAAGCCGCTGAAGTATTTCATCGACGTGGCGCTATTCTTTATGGTGGTGATGCATGGCTTGCAATTGGTGTTGCTAAAAGCCACCCAGCCGATCAGCTACTGGCAGGAAACCAAGATCTTCATTTTTGGTCTTTTTGAACTGCTAGCCTGGCAGAAAAAGCAGCTGCCGCACAAAAATAAATAG